The sequence CAAACATCTCAGAGTTCTGCTCTACGGTCCAGTTGGGGCTGGAAAGTCCAGCTTCATCAACTCTGTCAGCAGCATCCTACGAGGAAGAATGGCCATTCCAGCTGCAGTCAGTGCAGCCACCTCTGAAATCAGTTTCACAAACAAAGTATGAAAACCTTTTGCTTTGTTAACGAACGCAGTAAGAATGATTCCTGAATCAGTTAAAATCTTAGTTCACACTCTCagtgaagattctcagtcatccaggtcacaATGTAAAACTCAACCATAAGTTTTCCTCTCTTCAaagctgaaatatgaaatatacaaATGCAGGGTTAGGGTCACACTACTCCCTACCACTTAGTGGAAAAAGTAGCCCACTACTGGAAACATTACATTCTCTAACAATAGCCCATCTTAGCTTAAAACACGTCTTGCAACAAACACATTAGTACTGAATCAACAATACATTGGTGATTTGTGTAGCTTAGTTAAACACCTCCTGAGACAATAATGCTTCCTCAACATGTAATAGTCTCTGCACTGTCCTCAGTCTAAAGATGGAAACCTAACATTACTTCTCTCCATGTTTTCCTTATTCAGTATGAAACTCACACAATTGAAAGAGAAGATGGCGATCCAGATGGCTTTTACCCTCTGGTACTCAGTGACATTATGGGCCTGGAGGATGGGACCAACAAGGGTGTCTGCACTGAGGACATCAAACTGACCATGATGGGACATGTGATGGATAAATACCTGGTAACACTGTCACATTCTTTCAGCCATAAGCAGTTTAAGCTGTTAAAGTGGGACACATTGATACTGGCgcattttaatttttagaaTAATGTTTTCAGAGTTTGTGTAGACCAAGTTATCCCATGTTATTCAGGAAAAGGTTGCACGGGTCCGGCCTCATATAGGCTTGCAGAAGCGCCTGCCGGTCcagtgcagagagacagacactcCTAGTTCCCTTGCTACCACGACCTCAGCCCTGCCTAATACAGGAACCTGACCCTGATGCCCCCTGTCTATCTTCGACACGGGCAGCCCTAAGCAGCATGTGAGCGGCACCCACCTGCCACAATGAGTGATGAATACAGCTCACTTGGCTAGGCCTCAGTCTCACAGCAGTGTGGAGGCGTGTGATCCACCTGAGCTGGATCTCTTCCTCAGTCAGTGAGCTCCCACCAATACAGCACGCTGTATTTTAAAGCAGAGCTGACTCTGACTGTTTCTCGTGCTGAGAGGACACATCTATGACAGACATGAACAAGCTGTTACAGGCTCCTACATGTTCAAATCTCTGATAAGGAGTTTTCAGAAAGGAACAGTGACTGATGggatgatttttattttacatgttgacACTGcctcaaacatcaaaaatgttctttccattcaaatgtcattatttgactcttttattttttttccagttcaaTTCTACATCTCCATTGTTAAGTGGATGTGCGGGCTACGAAAAAGACCCCTCTGCAAATGACATATGTCACATTCTGGTTTGTGTGATCTCTGCCAACTCAGCAGAAACTAAACCATCAGTTCTGCAGAAGATGAAGACCGTCAGAGAGGCAGCCCGAGACCTGGGTAAGAGCAGGTCTACCTGATCTAATGAATCAATACACTGATCATCTCTAACCACTAACAggtgaaatgaataaaactgataaTTTCATTGCAATCCAGTGTTCTGTTGGGAAACCTTTGGTCCTTCAATAATGTGGAtcttactttgacacgtacAACCCACCTGAACACTGTTGTAGACAaagacctggcctccaaactccccagatctgATTAATTTTGAGATCCCCCAGGTATGAGTCAACTGTTTAGAAAAAGTGAATTGCCCTCTGTGCCAATTAAATCCAGATTTCCAGAGCTTCCTTTCTGTCCACCAGAATGCCTACTTCATTGTGAACAACAGATTTATGATTAATACCAATCATGTGAGGTTTAAAATAATGAGCAGCTTCCTGTATTGACAGGGATTCCTCAAGTGTGTATCCTCACCCACATTGACGAGGCCTGTGGTATAACTGAGAGCAATCTGAAGGACGTCTACCACAGCAAATACATAAAGAGAAAGGTGAGTTTCTGTCAGCATCTTTAAAACCCGTTTGAACAGGTGTGTAACCTCAGTTGGAATGCGATACCAATACCTACACAGtgagaaagcagaaaaatcAACCCTCTTCTGGAAAAATTTACATTGCTTTTTTGTACTCAGGACAAAAACTGACTAATGAATTAGTAAAAATCACACCTCCAGCATGAAAAGACCTTTACACTGGAAACGACAAATGACAACCTGTGACCATGACATTACCCTGTACTGTGTGTAGAAGGTTGAATTATGATACAAAGCCTTATTTAACATtgaaaacatcaacactgtagagtcattttacagctgaaataTTGTTTCTTTAAACCTCAGATGGAAGAGATGAGCTCATCAGTTGGATTTCCAATGAACTGCATCTTTCCTGTGAAGAACTACAATGAAGAAACCAAACTAAATGATGACATTGACACTCTGATCCTGGATGCACTGAGATACATTATTAACTTTGGAGATGACTTCATTAAGAAACTGTAAACATACAAACGATGGAGActcactgctaaaaaaaaaaaaaaacagacagatcaATATTGTTACTAACTAATCTTTATGTTGTGGGTTTTTTCTGGTTATGagtatttcttattttctgtttgttgtgcaTTCAGGATGGAATAATACACAACCTATGTACACAACCTGTAGGTCTTTATCAGGGtataaaaagtcaaacataaCAACTCAGTTAGTAGAGAAACCATCTGTCTGAGactgcctcttttctttttgcttgaCTTTTACTCTTTAGATATTTTCATACTCACAGTTTATTACTACTAATCAATAAGATTTTCATCTGTTGATGTACTTATTATACTTACTGCTTTAACTGATCAATGGTGATTTGGCAATAGACACCGAATTAGATATTTTCTCAATGCttactaattgatttgagatcACATTCCAAATTCATGTATtgaatacattacattttaactgATTAAACAGCATTAGtctttgttacatttaaatttttttatcatttgattttaatatttttaatctgCTTTAAATGACTGCTGATGACGACCACTCACTCAGCgttcatttaaatttcaaactCAAAACATGGGACAGTTCACAATTAAACAAAATTTCATTGCTTTTGGTTCCTGTTTAACAACAACGAACAAATAAGATaagcaatataaaaataatataaaaaatgaagTATTGATTGGAAATGGATGATTAGGATTGAGTGATTGGTTATTATTGATAGGTAATTTTGTTTTACTCAGTATGTAATTCAGATCACACATGATGTACTACACATGAATGTAAATCTTGCACTtctgatgtgtgttgtgtgaattCTTACATTTCTGAGATCAAGTAAAATTTTTGTTTATTCcctggtttgttttgttctttctgaTCATCTGGATGTTTGTGCTGATTTtacttccttcctcttcctcctttaaGTCCCACCCACTACTTCTCTGCGAGGTCAAACCTACTCCAAGAAACTGTTCAGTTTTCTGaaatcagaaataaaaagtCTAGTAGTTATAACTTTGACCTCATTTCTGTAGTTTAATCCATCCTTCCAACTGTTAGTGATGACACTGTTCTCACCTTCAGTTGTTCCGCTGTCACCATTTTAAAAGACTGTTCCGTTCATTTTGAACTCATATATTATTTCTTTATACTAATTATTTCTTGCCATGAACTATAGCAGAATATGTTATTCTGTTTACTGCTGCTCATTGTTCCCTCACACTGATCCATGTACATGgacctgttgcctctgttagAACTATTATAGAACTACTTTGCCCCTGAGCTTTGAAGTCATGTTctcgggataaataaagtctgaaTATAAGGTGATATGTACTGGCCTTTCTTGGTGTGGCCTATGGTGTTGACAGACCAGTTCAGGTCATCAGCAATGTGCATTGGACAAGCACTTGGTGCTGCTGATTTTTCCACAGCAGACCCGTTGATGGTGCAAACTTTTCTGAAGTCAACTTCTATCTCCTTGGTCTTCAAGGAGACATTCAAGGAGAGGTTGTTGTTGCAGCCCTATATGGCCTGTTGCTTACAGGAGCAGGCTGAGCAGACACAGCCCTGCGGGGAGTCGGTGCTCAGTTGGGTAACAAGGTGCTCAAagttttctatatatatatatatatatatataacaatacACATAATACGTGATAAATACACATGTGCATGACACAGGGAAACAAAGATTAAACTCAGATGATCACAAAtagaaagacaaagtgaaagatCATTGTGAGTTGCGTGAGAACACacctttgttattttttcagttatgCTATTGATCCAAGTTTCTGTTGATTACACGCCAGAGttttttctatctatctatctatacacacacacacacacacacacacacacacacatatatatatagatatgtaCACATACACCCAGGCCGTACCCCGGTGGTAACTCAATTGACAGTAACGGCAAATAACTTTGGTCCTATGGAGAGAACCATCTGGCAGGGATTTGAGGCACTGCACCAGTGGCAGCAACAGTATGAACCACATTCCATCTGTACCAGATAACTGATATGAAGTCCTTTGTATTGTGTCCTGATTTTATCTTGAGTTTCCACTGAGTCATATACAGTGGCATCAGCCTTGAAATCATGAAAATCAGACATGTGGGCCCCCACACCAGCTTTGGTTTAGTCTGAATTCCTCAGTTTGAGAAGAAGACGCTCCATTACCAGGGAGTACAATGTCTGAGAGGGAGCTGCCCTGTCTGACTTTCCTGCACACACTTTGAAACAAGCACTCAAACCACTTTTAATTACACTCTCAATGTGTCCATACAAGGTCTGGATCTTAGCAATAAGATCAGAGCTGAACCCACAACTATCCAACGTCACACAGATATGTGTGTCCAGCCTATGAAATGCCTTCCCTTGGTCTATGGAAATGGACAGTTCAGTGAACTGAACCGGAGACACAGTATGTCTGGTCCACATGAATGACCTGCTCTGTCACTCTTCTCAACCTGTTGACTCAGTACACAGGAGGGCCACAGGCATCCTGTTCTTCTCCTGTCTTCTTTTTTAGTGTGAAGACCGCCCTCCTGCAACTCAGTGACAACTGGCCCTTCACCAGACTGTCCCTGAGAACACCCAGCAGGTCCTCACCAATCACTGACCAAAACGCCTTGTAGAAACCTCCTGGCAGACCATTTAGACCTGGAGCTTTCAGTGTCTAGACTTCATTGCTTCAAACATTTCCACTGTGGAGATGTCAGCCTGTCAGCCTCATGTAATTAAGAAATGGCAGTTAAGTTTAATGGTGGAGGTTGAggtaaaaaacacagagaaatctttaTGAGAGAACTACTCTGTGGCAGTGGTTAAAGATGTGTTAGCAATTGGTGCTGGTGTTAATTTAAAGTGTTTTGCTTTGTagtaaatacacataaaaaatacacataaaacatgataaatacACATGTGCGTGACACAGGGAAACAAAGATTAAACTCAGATGATCACAAAtagaaagacaaagtgaaagatCATTGTGAGTTGCGTGAGAACACacctttgttattttttcagttatgCTATTGATCCCACAAACAAGTTTCTGTTGATTACACGCCAGAGTTTTCTGATAATTAAGAGACATGTCAGCTGAGAAGCAGGACAATATATGATGGCAGCAAATGAAATAACCTGTTTGTTCAGTCACTGTTGGACATGCTGGTGATAAACCCAGTCAGACAAACACccagtgttttctgtgtccTCATCTGAACTACATGAGGAGGTGATATTTAGATGACCTGATGTCGGCTCACTGGCATAAAGATCATTATCAGTTTTCATTGTCAGGTCTGTTACTGCAGATTGATCACACCTGCTGTATCTCTCACCATCTGTCTGGGAACAATGACaagcacaaacatgttgtgTGAGTCCaacacacagttaaatgttaaagttaaacaCTGTAcatgacagaagaagaagaggtgctgccctctggtggactcATTCAGTCACCTGTGCTCTGGGTT comes from Lates calcarifer isolate ASB-BC8 unplaced genomic scaffold, TLL_Latcal_v3 _unitig_5674_quiver_906, whole genome shotgun sequence and encodes:
- the LOC108875520 gene encoding interferon-induced protein 44-like — its product is MAIPAAVSAATSEISFTNKYETHTIEREDGDPDGFYPLVLSDIMGLEDGTNKGVCTEDIKLTMMGHVMDKYLFNSTSPLLSGCAGYEKDPSANDICHILVCVISANSAETKPSVLQKMKTVREAARDLGIPQVCILTHIDEACGITESNLKDVYHSKYIKRKMEEMSSSVGFPMNCIFPVKNYNEETKLNDDIDTLILDALRYIINFGDDFIKKL